The Acidobacteriota bacterium DNA segment CGCACCATTGAAGACCTGGTGCAATTTGAAGGCGGCGCGCCCGCTGATAGGCAAATCAAAACTCTGGTCTATGTGCTGGATGGCAAACTGGCGCTGGTGCTGATGCGCGGCGACCACGAACTCAATGAAACCAAACTGGCGGACGCGACCGGCGCGATTGAGATTCGCCCTGCACACCCCGAAGAGATTGTCGAAGCCCTCGGCGCATCCGCAGGTTCCTTGGGCGCGGTCGGTGTCACGCCATCAACCCATAAACTCATCACGCGCATTGTTGCCGATGAAGCGTTGCAAGGTCGAAAAAATATGACCACCGGGGCAAATAAAGACGACCACCATTTGCGTGGCGTGTCGGTGGCGCGTGACCTTCAGGTTGCTAAATGGGCGAGCCTGCGCACTGTGAATGCCGGTGAGATGTGCGCTACTTGTGAATCGCCGCTTGATGTTTTCAAAGCCGTTGAAATCGGTCACATCTTCAAACTCGGATTGAAATATTCCGAGAGTATGGGCGCGAATGTCCTGACCACCGATGGCAAAAGTGTGCCGATAGTTATGGGCAGTTATGGCATCGGCGTTGAGCGCGTGATGGTCGCAGCGGTTGAACTCTTCAACGACGAAGCGGGAATTATCTGGAATCCGGCAATCGCCCCTTTTCAGGTCGTCGTTACCCCTGTGAATGTAAAAGACGAAGTGGTGCTTGCGGCGGCTGAAAAACTTTATGGTGAATTAGAAGCTGCCGGTATTGAAGTTTTACTCGATGACCGCGACGAACGCGCCGGTGTGAAATTCAATGATGCGGATTTGATAGGCGTGCCATTTCGCGTGACCGTCGGCAAAAAAATCAGCGAAGGCAAAGTTGAACTCCTGACGCGCGCTTCACGGCAAAAAGAGGATGTAGCAATTGACGCAGTGGTTTCAGTTCTTAAAACGAAAATTGCCGAAGCGATGCCA contains these protein-coding regions:
- a CDS encoding proline--tRNA ligase, which encodes MKWSKLFIPTLREDPADAEVVSHRLLVRAGYIRQLTAGVYSMLPLGHRVRLKVMQIIREEMNRIGAQEFLLPAIHPAEVWKESGRWDVMGDNMFRLKDRKGAEMALGMTHEEVFTSIARGALRSYRDLPQVWYQIQTKFRDEARPKSGLLRVREFTMKDAYSFDVDFAGLDKAFDDQYNAYCAIFNRCGLKFTPVEASSGAMGGSKSTEFMVRTEAGEDRIVVCEKCGYSANVEKATSKLDAVNDGEDKFTAPEIFPTPGVRTIEDLVQFEGGAPADRQIKTLVYVLDGKLALVLMRGDHELNETKLADATGAIEIRPAHPEEIVEALGASAGSLGAVGVTPSTHKLITRIVADEALQGRKNMTTGANKDDHHLRGVSVARDLQVAKWASLRTVNAGEMCATCESPLDVFKAVEIGHIFKLGLKYSESMGANVLTTDGKSVPIVMGSYGIGVERVMVAAVELFNDEAGIIWNPAIAPFQVVVTPVNVKDEVVLAAAEKLYGELEAAGIEVLLDDRDERAGVKFNDADLIGVPFRVTVGKKISEGKVELLTRASRQKEDVAIDAVVSVLKTKIAEAMPTA